One Lolium rigidum isolate FL_2022 unplaced genomic scaffold, APGP_CSIRO_Lrig_0.1 contig_9424_1, whole genome shotgun sequence genomic window, tctacactctcttgctggatgatgaacaccgctatttgtgtagggctacaagagcacctcaatgccggagttaacaagctccacaacattcgatattcatatttaattaaccttagagtgcatgatagatcaacacaattataccaagtactaacatagcatgcacactgtcaccttcatactatgaaaggaggaatagatcacattaataccatcatagtaatagttaacttcataatctacaagagatcataatcataaactacgccaagtactacatgatgcacacactgtcaccattacatcatggaggaggaatagagtactttaataacatcactagagtagcacatagatgaatagtgatacagaactcatatgaatctcaatcacgtaaggcagctcatgagatcattgtattgaagtacatagcagagagattaaccacatagctaccggtacaacccttagcctcgatggagaactactccctcctcatgggagacagcagcgttgatggagatggcggtggtgtcgatggagatgccttccgggggcacttccccgtcccggcagcgtgccggaacagagactcctgtcccccagatcttggcttcgcgatggcggcggctctggaaggtttctcgtaccgtggctttttcgtatcgaagatttaggtcagggacctttaaataggcgaagaggcggagtcggagggctgacggggcgacgacacaataggggggcgcgaccagggcctgggccgcgccgcctacatgtgtggggcccacagggccccctctggtggctctcgggtgttctggaagcttcgtggaattctaagatgctgggcgttgatttcgtccgattccgagaatatttcttactaggatttctgaaaccaaaaacagcagaaaacagcaactggccctttggcatctcgtcaataggttagttccggaaaatgcatcaaaacgatataaagtgtgaacaaaacatgtaggtatcgatacgttggagacgtatcaccgagtcagctacacctgcctgtgccttccatttaagcaaatccagtgtgcagcccagctttttcagaccattatcgcatccggggtacagcgactttctgtgatcctctaacatgcgatccaaattctccctctccttttcagtttcgcagcgtctccgtgcatcagcaatggtccgaccaagatcatcaacgggctcatcacgtgcctcttcttcaccttccccttccccttcaccttccccttcaccttcagcatcctccatgaaagtatcaccgaaatgatcaagatagttttcatcgatgaaatcatccccttcttcatcttcttccattataaccactatttctccatgcttggtccaataattatagcttggcatgaaatcgtgccgaagcaggtgcatgtgaacttctcttgaggaagagtaacccttctgattcttacagtcaacacatggacagataacaaaacccttctgcttgttcgcattagccactacgaggaaatctttcaaacctgtagtgaactcgccggagagtcggttaccgtacatccattgccgattcatctgcattattataatataaaatatataattaatcatcatgcatttgttaaactaactagctataaacaatagaaattaaacaatgaactacacacatgcatattttatcaatgacacatatgaaaggttcaacttgctaaccgcgatcgaggaggaaaaaataaatgaggaagctcaagtgtggctccgacacttcatatcatgtttgtttcatgctcttggggcatttcatcaaacactttgtgtgcataagaggagccaaaagcaaacctaacacccccttgtgaagtttgtgaggagaagtggcaccaaatggctaagtgagtgtgctgaactggtatatataggggaggtggccaaccgcgactaaaggccttcgggcatctttagtcgcggttggcctggccaaccgcgactaaagcccctcacgtgcaccagctggccaccgagcgcccggggcccaggcctttggtcgcggttcgcctgccgaaccgcgactaaagacttcATTACTCGCGGTTCCTACagtttcgcgactaatggggctggacggaagcctctttttctaccagtgtttgTGACGAGGGCGAAGGTGAAGGAGGACGAGGCAAAGATGGTGTGTCCGTCAGGGTGGACATCGTGTGACTTGACGGGGTTGTTGTCATCAGTGGCGTCAAGCGGGAGCGGCGACGGGCCATGCTCCCAGGTCCACTCGTCAAGGTAGTAGCGCTGCTGCTTCTCATACAGGTAGAACGGCGTATTTCCCACAGCCTCTAACACGCACAGCCTGTTGCTGACGGGCACTGCTGCGTTGTAGCTGTTAGCAAAGGCGGACCTAGGATTTTGCGAAGCCTGGGCACACAACAAAGCTGAAGTCTAATTCAAAGAAAATATCAAGGCAAGATGCAATTTTAACCAAGGAATCCAAGACTGAAGCCTGTGCAAGTGCCCAGGCAACAGGTATGCTGGATCCGCCCCTGGCTGTTAGAATATGTAATAGggcttttatttctgttttggcCCACGTTTTGGCAACCGAGACCGAGAACAACGTCATCGTTCCACCCAAAACacaaacatggtatcagagctacctCTTCCCTGACCTAGTTGTCTTTGCTGCTGCCGCTACAAACCAACACAACCGCGCCGCTACAAGTTAGAGACGCAAAATGGGTTATGGCAACAAATTGTGAAAGCAAAATACCTAAGAAATAAATCTGTTGTGATGGTGAAACCTTGCATACACGATTCTCCGGGCTGGaaaactttattgaaagtaaaagagCACTAGCGGGGCGGAAAATTGTTCTAAAAAAAGGGGACTTAGTGAGATTTGGATTGATCTCTGGCTAGACAATAAACCTTTGTCTGAAGTTTATCCGACTCTTTTCGATATTTGTCAAGGACAGAATTGGACCTTTGAGAAAATGCTCAGTTGTGATTTCGCTGTCCCTTTTAGAAGAAGGCTTTTACCTGGTATGTTAGTGTAGTGGGATCTTATCAAAACCAATGCGCGGGCTTGCCTCATATCGAATGATCCGGATGTAGTTACTTGGAACTTGAACGATAAGAAAGTTTTCTCTATCAAATCTATGTATCAATACCTCGAGAGAAATCTGTCTGGTTCTCATAACAAAAGGATTTGGAAGGCAAAAATTCCTCTCAAAATTAAAATCTTCCTCTGGCAACTTTTCAGGGATACTATCCTGACTAGAGATAACCTGAAACGGCGCAAATGGACTGGTTCCCCTCTTTGTTCCTTTTGTAACCAGAATGAGACTGCAAAACACTTGTTCTTTGAATGTGCTAATGCCAAGGTGGTTTGGGGGGTTTTGGGAAAGATTCTGGGAACTAATGTTTTTCCCATGTCCTTATGGCAAAGTATAGCTTGGTTGCATTGCTTTTATCCATATGGGAAAACAATTCACATGCTTCTCCTTGCCATGATTTGCCGGGGCATTTGGAATGTCAGGAACAAGATAACCTTTGATGGGGTTGTTGTTCGTTCTCCCTTGGTAACGATCGCTACGATTTGCTCTTTTCTACATTTTTGGGCAGGACTCTATGACGCGGAGGAAGAAAGGAAGATCAAGAAGGGAGCGGACCAGATTCTGCAACGGGCGTCCGCTCTACAACATGATGCCGCGGTAGCTCCAGGGACCCTAAGGGCAAGGACTGGGATCCTGATGatcacaaatgggggagcttgaAGAATGCTGGCTGTTGTTGCTTTGTTAGCTTCCTGTTAGACTTGATATTGCGATATTTTGTATCCTGAAGCTTGATGTGGCCTCGGTTACCTTGAACTTAGTAGTGCAGGGGTAGGTTTTTTTTTTGCCCCGTAGCTTGGTTTTCGATGCCGAGGCTGAGCAGCGGGTTTTCCTACCAAAAACTTCTTCCTTTAGCTGTGCTCCTGGAAATCTGGTATTCCagttcctttgtttcctttgtttcCTGTTGTGGTGGAAACAAACTGGATGTTGTGTATTTTCGTTATGTGATgtaatggaaatgggaagaaaagtTCCAGTTGGAAAAAAAATACGCCTCTGAGGTTGCCCGCGCTACAGCCTCTAGAGGAAGTTAATTATTTTTCATGTACAACCCTGTCACCAAGATTTAAGTCCCCATGCATGCAAATTTGGGTACTTGCTATTTACAAAAATCACCGTAGGGAATTCCCCTACAATATTTCATTATTAAAAAAATAGAAATGGATTGTCGGATCCCACCAATAGAGCTAGGAGTAGGAGTAGAATTGTTTTACTTGGGAAAGTCACAGACACCTCGTTTCCATCATGCCTATTCACACAAGAAATTAAGGTGGAGAGCGAGCCCTCCCGCACCCAACCCCCCTCGAAACCCTAGACTACTCCTCCCAGCGccgccaccggcgccaccgccgggcaaaggccgcggggcgtgacggcggcggcgggcttcccCCGTGCGCGGATGGGACGGCGGCTGGGTGCccacctcgacggcggcggcggtagatCTTCTGCCTCCCGTGtgatggaggggcggcggcggtcggaggtaggaggggcggcggcgtgcTGCAGCCTCCCTTGCCTCACGTCGGTGGCACACCAGTGGTGGCTGGGTGGGACGGTTTGCGCCATCTCCTCCGCTTCTCGCCGGTGCGGGGCGGTAACCTTGGGTTTCTCCCACGGttcgaggacgcccggggcagcagcctcgggttcgacggtggaggcggccttcttcttcaccggaggtggtcggccaggctggtagtcctgtgtgggggatcatgggatctcacacaggtcTCCGGCGATGGTGATCTAGTCTGGGGTGTCATGGCGCCCagtgaaaactgagcctcgacctcggtcttggcggatgatggcggtgtcggtcgacgtcgttaccttgtcgaaggcataATCTTTacccgtcttggcactacactcggcgagttggggaagcgcggctgccggtgaaaaccgtgttccgacctcggttggcagatgatggcgacgtgtcgcgccgctaccttcttgaaggcatcgtcgacgcagtctgcggtttctcactcgtgatgctccgggggaaaccctaggtccgagtctcccggatcggacgatggcggcgcgccctgcgtcgctctacctcttggggcatcgtttttggagcagctgctggatgttggcggatttcggtggagtggtgttcatctaccactttGTTGGCGTTGAGTCTCGGTGGTGACCGTGGTGACCGTCGAGATGATCGACGTGACAGATGTTGGGATGATGGTGGTGGACATCGCCTAGACCGTGTCCCTACTCCATATGTCAATATTGAATGCCAGATTTGCAAGAAACATGGCCATCCTGCCAATGAGTGTTGGTGGCGCTACTCAGATGATAAGAAGGACAGAGATGATGGTGGAAAGGGGGCACATCTTGCTTCATATGGTGGAAAGGGGCACATCTTgttccatggtgaagttagaGGCGGAGAATACCATGAGGACCGGATTGGagtactagcaatggaggttcaagtctctgtgctattgagggatttgcttggtgttTTGGGTTTCGCAGCAgcggtatgcaagtgggggcggtaacacaggtgaagttcagagttctacctttcagggtgaaactcCAAGGCCTGCCTTAATTGGTTATGCCTGgtaatgatcttgttggaggcattgttttgagagtggtgactatctttagggtgaaaacctaagatctttgatcgggcgacgatgtcgCTTGTGcaatgttcccttcttggaggcgtctctTTTGAAGAACCtagagttcaggtgttgtcttggtggtggatgtatcgtTGCTCCTAGGGCTGGAATACTGTAGTGGGACTTTTCTTTTATtagtttccttttcctttttggcGGTGTGCATCCGTATTGTCATTAGGGTATTGCATTGTTGcttaggctggatgtaattggaatTTTTTGatgttaatatattccctttatcaaaaaaaagtgAGGGAGTGGCGAGGACGAAGCCACGCCTTTGGCTTGTTCGAGTGCTTGTAGCCTTGTAGTGATCCCTAGGTGGCCAAAacactttttttttgtaaattttcaTTACTTTTGCGTATCTTGTACTCCTAGgtggtaaaaatacttttttgtaaAGTTTTATTACGTTTGCGTACCTTGTATTCCTAGGTGGTCAAAAtacatttttgtaaattttattACTTTTGCATATCTTGTACTCTTGTTGAAGATTACTAATAGATAGTCCCGCTCCCTGCTAATGATAACCCGGGCGATCAAATGTTGTAAGTTTCAATCGGGTACCCTATGGCTAAGGCGACACCCTCCATGAATTCACAGAGCTCCGCAACGATGATACGATGTTGCTTCGATTCCTTTGACATGTCAGAATTGATATGCTTGGAGCCTTGTACTAATCGTGTCTCGTGTCTCATTGGAGTGCCCTCAAGGTTTCATACAAGTGAAATAGGAACAAATCAACAGAAGTCCGATCGATTACAACTCCAACGTACCGTATGTAGTGCATGCTAGCTTGCACAACAAGAAGTCATTATAGGAGTACATAACATGACACAAAGCAAGAACGAGGCGTTAGTTTTGTACTATCGCTTGAGATCATCACGGTTTTGTTCAGGGTTTTAATCGATCTACCGACTACCTACCATGGAAGCCGGGACCAGATCCTACGATCCCATGCTCAGGATATGGATGGACGGCGGAGGAACGACGCCGCCACCGACGATGGCGAGCGCCGGGCTGGGCACCATCCTATCGCGCGCCCAAGCACACGCCTCCGGGGTGTTGGAGGTCCTGGAGCCGCTCATCTACTTGTACGGGGGGCTCGGCCTGTGCTACGGGGCGTGGCGGTACTACAGCCGCCGCACCTGCCTGCGCAAGTACGGCCGGGACATgacggccgccgccggccgccgcgaggTCGACCCGGTGGTCGGCCGCGACGACGAGATCAACCGCGTCATCCACATCCTGTGCCGCCGCTCCAAGAACTGTGTGGCGCTCGTCGGCGCAGCGGGGGTCGGCAAGACGGCCATCGCCGAGGGCCTCGCTCAGCGCATCGCTGCCGGCAACGTGCCCCCGCAGCTTGCAGGTGCACGCCTGGTGGAGCTCGATCTGGCCGCCATCGTCGCTGGGACCCAGTGGCGCGGCATGTTCGAGGAGCGCATCAAGGCCGTGATCAATCGCGCCGAGGCGTCCAAGGGCAAGATCATCCTTTTCATTGATGAGATGCACATGCTCATCGGAGCCGGCGACTGGAGAGGCCGCAGCGACGCCGCAAACATACTAAAGCCGGCGCTAGCCCGCGGCCGTATCCGCTGCATCGGCGCCACCACCTACGACGAGTACCGTGAGCACATCGAGGCGGACCCTGCGCTCGAGCGGCGGTTCCAGAAGGTGCACGTCGAGCAGCCGAGCATGCCAGCGACCCTCGGCATTCTGCAGGGGCTCAAGGAGCGGTCTGAACGACACTATGGCGTGAAAATTCAGGATTCCGCTATCGAGGCTGCAGTACACCTCGCCGACCGCTATATCACAGGTGATTTTTAAGCTTTTTGTTATTTTCGATAAGCTTTTTTTATTCCGTAAGAGCTAAAATAATCTTCCATTGATATTTTTTAGGCCGTCAATTTCCTGATAAGGCGATTGATCTAATTGACGAAGCTTGCACATGGGTAGAAGGAAAACCGGGTGCAATTGTTAACTCCGATCTTGTAGCACAGGTAGGCATGTAATTTGTCATGCGTGTATTGACTAATTACTTTTGCTATTTGAAGGTTATATTCAACCAATTTTGTTACTGTTTGAAGGTGGTAAGCCGATGGACTGGAATCCCTATAGCTAAGCTTGATGAAAGGGAGAAGGTCAAGTTAATGCACTTGGCCGACAGATTGCACCAGAGAGTAATTGGCCAGAATGAGGCCGTCGAATTGGTGGCGGAAGCGGTGTTGCGTTCTAGGGCCGGCATTGCTCAGCCTGGCCAACCAATAGGCTCATTCCTCTTTCTAGGCTCGACCGGCGTTGGCAAAACGGAACTTGCAAAAGCTCTCGCCGAGCAGTTATTCGATAGCGAGAACATGTTGGTTCGCTTTGACATGACTGAATATACTTGCTCTTCTTCCGTGACGCGTCTCATTGGAGCACCCCCGAGGTTTCAAATTATAAATATTTTTTTACATTACATTATCTTGTCATACTTTGTAGTTAGTTTTTTTACTAATACCAGTGCTCCTTTTTGCGACATCATAAAGCTACCGTGGTCATAAAGACGGTGGACAACTGACTGAGAAAATCAGGAGACGCCCATACAGTGTTATCCTTTTTGACGAGGTGGAGAAGGCGGATTACTCAGTGATAAATCTTTTTCTTCAACTTCTTGACGATGGTGTGTTGACTGATGGACAAGGCCGGAGTGTAGATTTCAAAAATACGGTCATCATTATGACCTCAAATCTAGGAGCAGAACACCTAACCGGAGGAAAATCAACCGAAGTTGCACATGACCTTCTCATGAAACAGGTTTGTGGAACATAAGTACCCCTTGAAAATTCAAGCCACATGTTGATTTGCTAACGTAGATACATGCTTGGTGGTGTAGGTTCGGAGACACTTCAGGCCTGAACTTCTCAACAGATTGAGCGAGATTGTGATATTCGAGCCGCTTTCGCACCACCAGCTGAAGGAGATCGTGAACATCCAGATGAAGTGTGTCACTGACAGATTAGCCAGCAAGGGCATCTCTCTAGTGTTAAGGGAAGCCGCGCTGGATGTCATTCTGTTGGAATCGTACAACCCTGTAAGCAATGTTTCTTCTTTCGAAACAATCATACTATGCGGCTCACCTTTTATTAGATGAATCATCAACATTCTTTTGGTAAGTTTTGGTAATAACCAACCACATACACTGTGTCTTGCACAGGTGTACGGCGCAAGGCCCCTAAAGAGGTGGGTGGAAAAGCACATAATTACAACCATCTCCAAGATGATGGTCAGCGAAGAAGCTGGTGAAGGCTCGACggtctccatcgacgctgctgacGATGGGAAGGGTTTGAAATACCAAGTGGTGTAGAATAGAAGTGCATGGTCGGGTAACGATTTGAGGATCAAATGTACAGCTTTGACTGATTTCCTTTGTTCTCGCCCACACCATTAACACCGTATAGACTTGGAGATGTAGAACTCTTTTAGCAATGTGACACCATGATATGTGGACCCAGAAAATTTTGAGTATCCTGTATGTGATTGGCAGTAGTTAACTATCATTTTCCAAATTATATTTAGGCACCCCTGTTAGTAAAAGTAGTGATTCCCTACTACAGTTTATTTCACTTTCAGCTTGACTAGAATGGCTATGGCTAACTCTATTTATCTGGAATGGCTTTGCCATTCTTTCCAGAAATAGGATTTTGCTTAAAATCATTTGGATGGACTCGGGCAACTACGCGATTCAAAATCATTTGTGTAAGAATGGAAGCAAGCCAAGCCCAATTGCTCACCTGCTGTGACTAGAGGTCAGGAGGCAAAGACCTCATTTCGCCGAAGTGAAATCTAGCAAAATGTGAGATTGTAGATCACTAGATCTACTAAACCGACCCCATTCATTATTGAACCTCTTTATAGAATTCTTAAATAGGATTTGATAGCAATAGGGGTTTCAGAGCTTCTGCTTCACCGGTCTAACCGGGAGCTGTTCCAGATGCACTTTGAGGTGAAGTCACATAAGACGTTTTTGAGCATGTTCTTGCACATTGATGGGGTATCGAAACCCAAATGCCAGGCACCGTCTTAGCCTTGCCTTCCCAGGATCGCAGCAGTTTTAGCAAAACTTAGGGAGAAGACAGCCATCGGCATAGGAAATCGTACATCGACACCTGAAACTGATGTTATAGAAGAGCTACCCACTGCCCCATGACCTCTTACTTCGTTTCGTTCTTCCTATGTACCCTCGCTTGAATGAAGACGCCCGATCCCGATCGGGCCGACGACTTTCTGGAAGAATCA contains:
- the LOC124682356 gene encoding chaperone protein ClpB1-like, coding for MEAGTRSYDPMLRIWMDGGGTTPPPTMASAGLGTILSRAQAHASGVLEVLEPLIYLYGGLGLCYGAWRYYSRRTCLRKYGRDMTAAAGRREVDPVVGRDDEINRVIHILCRRSKNCVALVGAAGVGKTAIAEGLAQRIAAGNVPPQLAGARLVELDLAAIVAGTQWRGMFEERIKAVINRAEASKGKIILFIDEMHMLIGAGDWRGRSDAANILKPALARGRIRCIGATTYDEYREHIEADPALERRFQKVHVEQPSMPATLGILQGLKERSERHYGVKIQDSAIEAAVHLADRYITGRQFPDKAIDLIDEACTWVEGKPGAIVNSDLVAQVVSRWTGIPIAKLDEREKVKLMHLADRLHQRVIGQNEAVELVAEAVLRSRAGIAQPGQPIGSFLFLGSTGVGKTELAKALAEQLFDSENMLVRFDMTEYTCSSSVTRLIGAPPSYRGHKDGGQLTEKIRRRPYSVILFDEVEKADYSVINLFLQLLDDGVLTDGQGRSVDFKNTVIIMTSNLGAEHLTGGKSTEVAHDLLMKQVRRHFRPELLNRLSEIVIFEPLSHHQLKEIVNIQMKCVTDRLASKGISLVLREAALDVILLESYNPVYGARPLKRWVEKHIITTISKMMVSEEAGEGSTVSIDAADDGKGLKYQVV